GAGTTCGACAAACCTTTCGGGGGATACTGAAGGACAATCAttcttgacagcctcattTGTTTGAAGTCGTAGCGAAGCTGGGTATTGTTAGCCATAACCTTTCGAGGTCGCCGGTCGTCGTAACATACCAGTCAAGACGAACTGCCCAACTGTCACACAGAAGCCGGACAGGAAAGCGTTGAAGGGCTAAGAAGCATTAGCAATCGATAAAAGACTGCATATCCACGGAGAAAGACGCACGAAGGTGCCAGCGAGGGCGCAGTTGATGAATTGGAGaacaccaacgacaacaagGAAGGCCATAAAAGCATCAACCAACTTGATGCGCTGAGGAGTGTTGTTGACGTAGTGATTGTAGAGGTTCTGGGCTACCTTGTCCCACTGAACTTCGCCCTTGGTTTCgttcttggcgatggcaacGGGCTtgggctgaggctgaggaggaactgAACCAgcgctggtggtgctggccTGAGTGGTAGCAGCGGCCGAGGGGGTGATATCGCGGACGTTCTTCTTAGCCGCCATTGTTGTAATTCGGGAGGGTTTGTTGGGTGAGTTGGACTGTTTGTTTGATGTGGGTGTTTCTTTCGATATTATGAGGCTTTGGCGATGGTTGATTTGTAGtgtttgatgttgatgtcggTGGATTTGGTTAGTTCAAGGTAGTTGGAATTGCAGTATCCGTAGGAGAGCTTCCTCTGGACACGAAAGCTCCAAGGTGAACGGGATACGATTGGCTTACAAAAAGCCAAGAATCCGGGGGGATAGACCCACACTCACCACGAACTGtgaggtacgtacctcgAATATGTCGTCAATGGCCGAGAGCTCCgcagcttcatcttggacatAAAAGAACAAAGTTGCTTTCATCTTGAAAATCTACAGAATTACATTGAGAGACCAGACCGTAAGGATAAAAGCAAAATACAATGGCGAGTAATGAGCTCTATAATAACATTGATTAGCTCGTTGGCTAACAAGTTTAGGCCACCGTCAATTACCacgatcttgagcttcccGCCTACATCCTCGGTGCTCTGACTACAGGAGGTGGTATCATGGGATACGTGCGCACACGATCTGTTCCTTCGATCGTTGCTGGCTGTGCTGTTGGATTCTTATGTAAGTCCCGATATATATCTCCCTTGCCTTCCCCTTAGCATGTCAACGTGTTGACAACTCTCTTGTAGATGCTCTTGGTGGCTATCGCATTCAGAATGAGCAGCCTTATGGAGTCGAGCTTGGTCTTTTAGCCTCCGTCGTTCTTGGGGGATCTGCTTTCCCCCGAGCCCTTCGTCTGAGGAAACCGGTTCCAATTCTTCTCAGCGTCATTTCAGCATTTGGCCTCTTCACCTACGGTTCTGCTCTTCGAAGGAGGGCCTGAGACAGCTGTCAGATGATCATAGCTTAGTCGAAACAATGGCACGATGCAATATAATCACTTGTTCTGGACCGATGGACTGGCTATCTGGAACTGTTCCGACTCAGTGTGAGACATCGACATAGTGTTGTGACATGCTTAACACCAGGACCCGCCCGGATCACTCCCCTCAATTGACATACGATATGATAAAGAGCTTCAAATAAAATTCTATCGATATGGTGTATTATCGAGAGATCATCACAGAATTCTGGTGGCGCTCAGGTCAGCCTCTTTTATGGTAAGACGATAGGAACCAACGGCTTCAAAACGCGTG
This region of Fusarium verticillioides 7600 chromosome 3, whole genome shotgun sequence genomic DNA includes:
- a CDS encoding oligosaccharyl transferase complex subunit OST4 — its product is MAAKKNVRDITPSAAATTQASTTSAGSVPPQPQPKPVAIAKNETKGEVQWDKVAQNLYNHYVNNTPQRIKLVDAFMAFLVVVGVLQFINCALAGTFPFNAFLSGFCVTVGQFVLTASLRLQTNEAVKNDCPSVSPERAFADYIVCSLILHFFAINFIN